From the Nostoc sp. PCC 7107 genome, the window TATAAGGATGATTGGTATTTTTATTTTAAAAAATACCAATTATCTGCCAGGGCATCACACCATCAAAAAATATTAATCTTAGGTGTGTAATCGTCGTGTTATTATCTCAAACTAAAAGTAAACAAACATCCACTCAGATTAATTCCATAAAAATTGTTTTAATTGGAGAATTTCTGAAACACAGAAGCTTTAATGGTGCAAATAAAGCCTTGCCAGTTTTAGCTTCTAGTTTATTTAATGCTGGGTTTAGGCAAGTTTTACAACTAGATTTGGAACGTCTGGATTTGAGTATTGATGATGTTTTAAAGGAAATTAGAGATGCGGATTTAATTATCTTTGCTGGTTGTCTCACAACTCAATGGCCAGAAATTGACAATCACAGTAGCAAAATTTTTTCCCAACTTCAAAAATATGGCAGAAAAAATGTACCAATTTTAGTTGGTGGTTATGCAACTAAAAGCGTTGAAGATATTGCCCGCATTACACCGTGGATTACAGCTTTTTGTGATGGTGAAGGCGAAGAATCAATTATAGAAATTGCTCATGCCGTTGCTAGAGGAACTTTCTATGAAGAGATGCAACATTTGCCTGGGTTGTGTTTTATCACTGATGATGGGAAATTTCATCGGACTATTGCAACCAGAGTTAATAACTTTGATGATATTGACCAAAACTTGGGTTTAGTTCATGTACCAAAAGTACATGATATGGATATTTTTAAAACTTCAGATGGTAGACAATTAAAAACCGCCCAAATATTTACTCAACGAGGCTGTCCTTGGGGATGTGGTTTTTGTAATAAAAGTAGTGAAAGTAATAGTGTTATTAGGTTAAGTGAAGCATCTTTTCGCAGACAATTACAACAACTAAAAAAACATGGTTATGAAGCAATTTATTTAGATGTTGATACTTTTACTGTGCATGAGCAAGCAGCCAAACGTGAAGCCGAAATTCTTAAAGAAGAAGGATTTATTTGGGGTTCTAATACACGCATCGATAAAATTAACTATGAACAGATGCGTTATTTAGTAGAACATAATTGTGTATATCTGTTTTTTGGGGTTGAGCATACCTTACCAGAAGTTTCATTAGCTAACCACAAATTTAACGGTTCTTTTGCTAGTCAAATTAAGCAAGCATTTGATTATCCAGCTAAGATTGCCAGAGTTTTTCAAGATATGAATCAAGCTGGATTACCCAGTAGTTATTTTTTGATTTTAGGCTTACCAAAAGCCAAACTCAATGCTGATAAAACAGAGATTATCAGTTACGAACCGACAACTTTTGCTGATGATATCCAAGCAATTCACTTTGGGATTGAAAAGTGTAACCCAGATTTTTTAAATTTCAATGTGCTGCGATTTATGCCTGGGAGTATGGCTGCTGATACAGTTGGTGATTTCAGCTACACTTGTGTGCGCCCATCAGGAAAACAGCCAATTACTGCTGGATACTTTTTACCACGAGCCGTCAATTATTATGGCTATCCTCAGTTTCAAGAACATGGTGTGTATCGATTGTGTGAATCGGTGAGTAGATATCAACCGATTACAACAGCGATGAATCCCCAACGGGTTTACGATACCATCTGCTACGCCATACGGTTGATTAATGCCAAGATTGATGCAGGTGGTAAAGCGACAAAATTGTTTATTGATCGAGATTTAATAGCTTTAGGTTTAGTCAGTCAAGATGTACAGGGAAAATATGCGATCGCACCTTTAGAAGACTTTGCCAAAATTTGAATTTTAGCGCATTTCGACTTCTCCCCAAGGGAGACGCTACGCGAACGCTCAATGCTCAATAGATACGTAGGGTGTGTTACGGCTATACAAGGATTTGAGAACTTATACCAATTCAAAAAATGTTTGCGACAGATAAGGCATTGAGGATGAAGTCATAACCAGTCAAAGAAGCAGCAATTTGAGGAGTGAGGAGAGCTAGGAGTTGAGCAACCTTGGTTTGCAGATGCTCGCCTGTTATCAAATAGCTCCCATTTCAAGTCTTGCTTGAGATATTCCCAAACGCGCTCTATGGGATTGAGTTCAGGAGAATGAGCAGGCTGGAACAAAAGAACAATATTCTCTGGAATTTGTAAACGTTTAGCTTGATGAAATAAGCCGTTATCAACTTGGAGAATGTTAAGTGATTTGGGATAACAGGCAGCGAACTCGTTCAAAAATTGTTGGTAGCATTCGGTATCAACATGAGAAAACTGCCAAAATAAACTTTCCCCAGTAAGTGGTTCAACTGCTCCATATAGCCAGAACGCTTTAAATTGCCACTGCCAATCACCAATAGGCTTAACTCCGGGAAGAGTAATTTTACGTCCTTCAATGGTTTTGAGTCCAAATCGACTCTCATCTTGTACAAAATAACGAATATTTTCGTACTGAGGCAAGATAATGGCACTGTATTGAGCAATTAATTGCAAGTCATCACCGAGTTTTTTTTAAAAGACTCTAGTTTTTCTTCGTCCTGTTTTCGGTTACGCGGACGTGGGACTTTCAGCTTGGCTTTGAGCCTGTAACGTGCCAGATGATGTACAGTTGCGTACTCAGCTTGCACACCCAAGGTTTTTTCTAACCAATGTTGTATTTGTGTGTACCGTTGAAACCCACCTTCTGGTTGTTCGAGTTGTTTTTTCA encodes:
- a CDS encoding radical SAM protein; this translates as MLLSQTKSKQTSTQINSIKIVLIGEFLKHRSFNGANKALPVLASSLFNAGFRQVLQLDLERLDLSIDDVLKEIRDADLIIFAGCLTTQWPEIDNHSSKIFSQLQKYGRKNVPILVGGYATKSVEDIARITPWITAFCDGEGEESIIEIAHAVARGTFYEEMQHLPGLCFITDDGKFHRTIATRVNNFDDIDQNLGLVHVPKVHDMDIFKTSDGRQLKTAQIFTQRGCPWGCGFCNKSSESNSVIRLSEASFRRQLQQLKKHGYEAIYLDVDTFTVHEQAAKREAEILKEEGFIWGSNTRIDKINYEQMRYLVEHNCVYLFFGVEHTLPEVSLANHKFNGSFASQIKQAFDYPAKIARVFQDMNQAGLPSSYFLILGLPKAKLNADKTEIISYEPTTFADDIQAIHFGIEKCNPDFLNFNVLRFMPGSMAADTVGDFSYTCVRPSGKQPITAGYFLPRAVNYYGYPQFQEHGVYRLCESVSRYQPITTAMNPQRVYDTICYAIRLINAKIDAGGKATKLFIDRDLIALGLVSQDVQGKYAIAPLEDFAKI
- a CDS encoding IS630 family transposase — protein: MQLIAQYSAIILPQYENIRYFVQDESRFGLKTIEGRKITLPGVKPIGDWQWQFKAFWLYGAVEPLTGESLFWQFSHVDTECYQQFLNEFAACYPKSLNILQVDNGLFHQAKRLQIPENIVLLFQPAHSPELNPIERVWEYLKQDLKWELFDNRRASANQGCSTPSSPHSSNCCFFDWL